A window of the Microbacterium sp. AZCO genome harbors these coding sequences:
- a CDS encoding glycosyl hydrolase 53 family protein: MRHSARPLLGPVTVLVASLLAVGVLAVPAAAADGPVDAGIVVQKVENLPADFVNGVDVSSVISLEKSGVVFRDDAGQPADLFDVLKDHGITDVRIRVWNDPHDAEGNGYGGGSVDVARAVEIGERATDAGLRVLVDFHYSDFWADPGKQKSPKAWAAMSVDEKAAATKGFTLDALQRMKDAGVDVHMVQVGNETNNGVAGVTGFANMAKIFSAGSAAVRQVFPTALVAVHFTNPETVGRYAGYAANLQTYGVDYDVFASSYYPYWHGTLSNLTSVLTQVANTYGKQVMVAETSWAYTLADGDGHTNVIDLPSEATQYPVSVQGQATAVRDVIQAVANVGTAGIGVFYWEPAWLPVGAPDQLTANKVKWERDGSGWASSFAGEYDPADAGVYYGGSAWDNQALFANDGTPLESLNVFAYARTGAVAPREVTDVADPALTFTEGQAIALPATVPVTYNDGSTEDEAVTWSDVASWIEGAGVYSIAGTTASGHASTATVTVLAQNFLRNPGFEDADVSMWTRTGTALTVRATDDPKSGSRSSHFYSGSAFTFSLTQTITGLAAGQYRASASMQGAGADAASDVRITLSTAPGGKSAFAPFGLNGWQNWSTPATGAVAVAAGDTVTVRISATLPAGAWGTIDDVQLVKARTAGDTTALRAAVDRAAHVVRDAATPDSLASLDHALAVAGVVLAAASPAQRLVDDALAVLDGAYDGLKLTGAEPTPTVASVSLTAVEGDAIALPKTVDVVRWNGAADSIPVTWSDADSWIHGPGAYTVPGSTAAAGPVSASVTVTPRQWVANAGFEDADVSMWTVTGQGATIGASTDAAQGARAVSFWSDAAYAATVSQRITGVPAGEYTLSATTQGGGAGASDAVSVSATTASGSASAPLELAGWRTFRTATTAPVTVGADGIVTVAASLTLSAGAWGTLDEVRLTRTGPAVDTGALKADVAAAEARDRAAATPATAAALVAALEKAHIVLGAQWPSSADVAAARNLVSLAVGGLVPRADGARKAPAKGVLSDDNGWDTGLKDGDYTLTMNLWWGENASVFRLYENGTLIAAIPVAYAGVSAQKATVPVSGRGNGTYVYTGELVNSKGSTDVTPVTVKVADAKPGTPVLSHDNQDGDGAYTVVANLWWGTNATSYRFYEGTTLVAEGPLTAATPNAQRATLPVTGKAKGSYVYRVEFVNAAGATTSKSLTVTVKK, translated from the coding sequence ATGCGCCATTCCGCCCGCCCGCTGCTGGGACCGGTCACAGTCCTCGTGGCATCCCTTCTCGCCGTGGGGGTACTCGCCGTCCCCGCCGCGGCCGCCGACGGACCCGTCGATGCCGGCATCGTCGTGCAGAAGGTCGAGAACCTGCCCGCCGACTTCGTCAACGGCGTCGACGTGTCGTCGGTCATCTCGCTCGAGAAGTCGGGCGTCGTCTTCCGCGACGACGCCGGGCAGCCCGCCGACCTCTTCGATGTGCTCAAGGACCACGGGATCACGGACGTGCGCATCCGCGTGTGGAACGACCCGCACGACGCCGAGGGCAACGGGTATGGCGGCGGCAGCGTCGACGTCGCGCGCGCCGTCGAGATCGGCGAGAGGGCGACGGATGCCGGACTCCGCGTGCTCGTGGACTTCCACTACTCCGACTTCTGGGCTGATCCCGGCAAGCAGAAGTCCCCGAAGGCGTGGGCCGCGATGAGCGTCGATGAGAAGGCGGCCGCGACGAAGGGCTTCACCCTCGACGCGCTGCAGCGCATGAAGGACGCGGGCGTCGACGTGCACATGGTGCAGGTCGGCAACGAGACCAACAACGGCGTCGCGGGCGTGACGGGCTTCGCGAACATGGCGAAGATCTTCTCCGCCGGCTCGGCCGCGGTGCGCCAGGTGTTCCCGACGGCGCTCGTCGCCGTGCACTTCACGAACCCCGAGACGGTCGGCCGCTACGCCGGCTACGCCGCGAACCTCCAGACCTACGGCGTCGACTACGACGTCTTCGCGTCGTCGTACTACCCGTACTGGCACGGCACGCTGTCGAACCTCACGTCGGTCCTCACACAGGTCGCAAACACCTACGGCAAGCAGGTCATGGTCGCCGAGACGAGCTGGGCGTACACGCTCGCCGACGGCGACGGCCACACCAACGTCATCGACCTCCCGTCGGAGGCGACGCAGTACCCGGTCAGCGTGCAGGGCCAGGCCACGGCCGTCCGCGACGTCATCCAGGCCGTCGCGAACGTCGGCACCGCCGGCATCGGCGTCTTCTACTGGGAACCCGCGTGGCTGCCCGTCGGAGCGCCCGACCAGCTCACCGCCAACAAGGTGAAGTGGGAGCGGGACGGCTCGGGCTGGGCGTCGAGCTTCGCCGGCGAGTACGACCCCGCAGACGCCGGCGTGTACTACGGCGGTTCGGCGTGGGACAACCAGGCGCTCTTCGCAAACGACGGCACGCCTCTCGAGTCGCTGAACGTCTTCGCGTACGCCCGCACGGGCGCCGTCGCTCCGCGTGAGGTGACCGACGTCGCCGACCCCGCGCTGACGTTCACGGAGGGGCAGGCGATCGCGCTGCCCGCGACCGTCCCAGTCACGTACAACGACGGCTCGACCGAGGACGAGGCGGTCACCTGGTCCGACGTCGCATCCTGGATCGAGGGCGCGGGCGTGTACTCGATCGCCGGCACGACGGCGTCGGGCCATGCCTCGACCGCAACGGTGACCGTGCTCGCGCAGAACTTCCTGCGCAATCCCGGCTTCGAAGACGCCGACGTCAGCATGTGGACCCGGACGGGCACGGCGCTGACCGTGCGCGCGACCGACGATCCGAAGAGCGGCTCGCGCTCGTCGCACTTCTACTCCGGATCGGCGTTCACCTTCTCCCTCACGCAGACGATCACGGGCCTCGCAGCCGGGCAGTACAGGGCCTCGGCGTCGATGCAGGGCGCCGGCGCCGACGCGGCGAGCGACGTGCGCATCACGCTGTCGACCGCGCCGGGCGGAAAGAGCGCCTTCGCGCCCTTCGGCCTCAACGGATGGCAGAACTGGTCGACGCCCGCAACGGGCGCCGTGGCCGTGGCAGCCGGCGACACCGTCACCGTGCGGATCTCGGCGACGCTGCCCGCGGGAGCGTGGGGCACGATCGACGACGTGCAGCTCGTGAAGGCGCGGACCGCCGGAGACACGACGGCGCTCCGCGCCGCGGTCGACCGGGCCGCCCACGTCGTCCGCGACGCCGCGACGCCGGACTCGCTCGCGAGTCTCGATCACGCTCTCGCCGTCGCGGGCGTCGTCCTCGCCGCCGCGAGCCCGGCGCAGCGGCTCGTTGACGACGCGCTCGCCGTGCTCGACGGCGCGTACGACGGTCTGAAGCTGACGGGCGCCGAACCGACACCGACCGTCGCGTCCGTCTCGCTCACGGCCGTCGAGGGCGACGCGATCGCCCTGCCGAAGACCGTCGACGTCGTCCGCTGGAACGGCGCGGCCGACAGCATCCCGGTGACCTGGTCCGACGCCGACTCGTGGATCCACGGCCCCGGCGCGTACACGGTTCCCGGCTCGACGGCGGCGGCCGGCCCCGTCTCGGCGAGCGTCACGGTCACGCCGCGGCAGTGGGTGGCGAACGCGGGCTTCGAGGACGCCGACGTCTCGATGTGGACGGTGACGGGTCAGGGCGCCACGATCGGAGCATCGACGGATGCCGCGCAGGGCGCGCGCGCCGTGAGCTTCTGGTCCGACGCCGCCTACGCGGCGACCGTGTCTCAGCGCATCACCGGCGTGCCGGCGGGGGAGTACACGCTCTCCGCGACGACGCAGGGCGGCGGCGCCGGGGCGTCCGACGCGGTGTCCGTCTCCGCGACCACCGCCTCGGGATCGGCGTCGGCACCGCTCGAGCTGGCGGGCTGGCGCACATTCCGCACCGCGACGACGGCTCCCGTGACGGTCGGCGCCGACGGCATCGTGACGGTGGCGGCCTCGCTGACGCTCAGCGCGGGTGCGTGGGGCACGCTCGACGAGGTGCGCCTCACCCGCACGGGGCCCGCCGTCGACACGGGGGCGCTGAAGGCCGATGTGGCGGCTGCCGAGGCGCGCGACCGCGCGGCGGCGACGCCCGCGACGGCGGCTGCGCTCGTCGCGGCGCTCGAGAAGGCGCACATCGTGCTCGGCGCGCAGTGGCCCTCGTCGGCCGATGTCGCAGCCGCCCGCAACCTCGTGTCGCTCGCGGTCGGAGGCCTCGTGCCCCGCGCAGACGGCGCCCGCAAGGCGCCCGCGAAGGGTGTGCTGTCGGATGACAACGGCTGGGACACGGGCCTGAAGGACGGCGACTACACCCTCACGATGAACCTCTGGTGGGGCGAGAACGCCTCCGTGTTCCGTCTCTACGAGAACGGCACGCTCATCGCGGCGATCCCGGTGGCCTACGCGGGCGTCTCGGCCCAGAAGGCGACCGTGCCAGTGTCCGGTCGCGGCAACGGCACCTACGTCTACACGGGCGAGCTGGTCAACTCGAAGGGGTCGACCGACGTGACGCCCGTCACCGTCAAGGTCGCCGATGCGAAGCCCGGCACGCCCGTGCTCAGCCACGACAACCAGGACGGCGACGGCGCCTACACCGTGGTGGCGAACCTATGGTGGGGCACGAACGCGACGTCCTACCGGTTCTACGAAGGCACGACGCTCGTCGCAGAGGGCCCGCTCACGGCGGCCACGCCGAATGCGCAGAGGGCGACGCTGCCCGTCACGGGCAAGGCGAAGGGCTCGTACGTCTACCGCGTGGAGTTCGTGAACGCGGCCGGTGCGACGACGAGCAAGTCGCTCACGGTGACCGTCAAGAAGTGA
- a CDS encoding HAD-IC family P-type ATPase, whose protein sequence is MAAQVTEADLVVARPFALDVDEVVRELRTDERGLTTQDAATRLGIVGRNELPEPARKPAIVRFLAHFNDTLIYILIAAAVIKAVMGDWLDFWVIMAVAIINAIIGYIQEGRAEKALAGIRGMLSADASARRDGAWATVPAAELVPGDVIRLMPGDKVPADVRLLQAFQLRIDESALTGESVPASKKVDPVSADAGVGDRTSMAFSGTIVSAGQGRGIVTGTGVTTEIGKIQSLADEAGELATPLTQQLDYFGRVLTIVILGMAAVMLMIGRFLHQMPFDELISAAIGFAVAAIPEGLPALVTITLALGVQQMARQNAITRKLPAVEALGSVTTVCSDKTGTLTKNEMTVRRIVTPIAAYDVTGLGYDPTGEIRPVGDARLGGDLTAVLAVASLCNDAHIVQSDQAAGSGEAPRWQLVGEPTEGALKVVAMKGRLDPGGSTRVGVIPFDSANKFMATLNQGADGSRAILVKGAPDRLLERSGSQRGPAGPQALDLVRWEAVIDELSAQGLRVLAAARKPVGADVDGIAVEDLEGLEFLGVWGIVDPPRPEAIDAIADCHTAGIKVKMITGDHAGTALAIGREMGLVRGDDVRVLTGADLEALSQEQLKEVVRDVDVYARTSPEHKIRIVRALQSHGEVVAMTGDGVNDAPALTRANVGIAMGIKGTEATKEAAEVVLADDNFATIRSAIAEGRRIYDNLRKSIVFLLPTNGAQSLVILIAVVFGLTLPLTSVQVLWVNMVTAVTLSLALAYEPAEKDIMTRRPRKTGGPIIDGSELAFVLIVSVLIGGAAMGVFYGVAATGTDVAYARTEAVLMLALGQLAYLLNCRFMSRSSITGDLFRGNRMIWISAAALIVLQVIFTYVPVMNTLFESEPLAAASWILPLVLSIAIFFAVEVLKAVFRGRSR, encoded by the coding sequence ATGGCAGCTCAGGTCACCGAGGCGGATCTCGTCGTCGCGCGCCCGTTCGCGCTCGACGTCGATGAGGTGGTGCGCGAGCTGCGCACCGATGAGCGCGGGCTGACGACGCAGGATGCCGCGACACGCCTCGGCATCGTCGGACGCAACGAGCTGCCGGAACCCGCGCGCAAGCCGGCGATCGTCCGGTTCCTGGCGCATTTCAACGACACGCTCATCTACATCCTCATCGCCGCCGCCGTCATCAAGGCCGTCATGGGCGACTGGCTCGACTTCTGGGTGATCATGGCGGTCGCGATCATCAACGCGATCATCGGCTACATCCAGGAGGGCCGCGCCGAGAAGGCGCTCGCCGGCATCCGGGGGATGCTGTCGGCGGATGCCTCGGCCCGGCGCGACGGCGCCTGGGCGACCGTGCCCGCGGCGGAGCTGGTTCCGGGCGACGTGATCCGTCTCATGCCGGGCGACAAGGTGCCCGCCGACGTCCGGCTGCTGCAGGCCTTTCAGCTGCGCATCGACGAGTCGGCCCTCACCGGAGAGTCTGTGCCCGCGTCGAAGAAGGTCGACCCGGTGTCCGCTGACGCCGGCGTCGGCGACCGGACGTCGATGGCGTTCTCCGGCACGATCGTGTCGGCCGGCCAGGGGCGCGGGATCGTCACGGGCACCGGCGTGACGACCGAGATCGGCAAGATCCAGAGCCTCGCCGACGAGGCGGGCGAGCTCGCGACGCCGCTCACGCAGCAGCTCGACTACTTCGGGCGGGTCCTCACGATCGTGATCCTGGGCATGGCGGCCGTCATGCTCATGATCGGCCGCTTCCTCCACCAGATGCCCTTCGACGAGCTCATCTCGGCGGCGATCGGCTTCGCCGTCGCGGCGATCCCCGAGGGGCTCCCGGCGCTCGTGACGATCACGCTCGCGCTCGGCGTGCAGCAGATGGCCCGGCAGAACGCCATCACCCGGAAGCTCCCCGCCGTCGAGGCGCTCGGGTCGGTCACGACGGTGTGCTCCGACAAGACCGGCACGCTCACCAAGAACGAGATGACGGTGCGGCGCATCGTGACGCCCATCGCCGCCTACGACGTCACGGGGCTCGGGTACGACCCGACGGGTGAGATCCGGCCCGTCGGAGACGCGCGCCTCGGCGGCGACCTCACCGCCGTGCTCGCGGTGGCGTCTCTGTGCAACGATGCGCACATCGTCCAGTCCGACCAGGCGGCGGGTTCGGGGGAGGCGCCGAGGTGGCAGCTCGTCGGCGAGCCGACGGAGGGCGCCCTCAAGGTGGTCGCGATGAAGGGTCGCCTCGATCCCGGCGGCTCGACGCGCGTCGGAGTCATCCCCTTCGACTCGGCGAACAAGTTCATGGCGACGCTCAACCAGGGCGCCGACGGATCGCGGGCGATCCTCGTGAAGGGCGCGCCCGACCGCCTGCTCGAGCGCTCGGGCTCGCAGCGCGGGCCAGCGGGACCCCAGGCGCTCGACCTCGTCCGCTGGGAGGCGGTCATCGACGAGCTGAGCGCGCAGGGCCTGCGCGTCCTCGCCGCCGCACGCAAGCCCGTCGGCGCCGATGTCGACGGCATCGCCGTCGAGGATCTCGAAGGCCTGGAGTTCCTCGGCGTGTGGGGCATCGTCGATCCGCCGCGCCCCGAGGCGATCGACGCGATCGCCGACTGCCACACGGCGGGCATCAAGGTGAAGATGATCACGGGCGACCACGCGGGCACCGCGCTCGCGATCGGCCGCGAAATGGGACTCGTCCGCGGCGACGACGTGCGTGTGCTCACGGGCGCCGACCTCGAGGCGCTCAGCCAGGAGCAGCTCAAGGAGGTCGTGCGCGACGTCGACGTCTACGCGCGCACGAGCCCCGAGCACAAGATCCGCATCGTCCGGGCCCTTCAGTCGCACGGCGAGGTCGTGGCCATGACGGGCGACGGCGTCAACGACGCACCTGCCCTCACGCGCGCGAACGTCGGGATCGCGATGGGCATCAAGGGCACCGAAGCGACGAAGGAAGCGGCCGAGGTCGTCCTCGCCGACGACAACTTCGCGACGATCCGCAGCGCGATCGCCGAGGGACGGCGCATCTACGACAATCTCCGCAAGTCGATCGTCTTCCTCCTGCCGACGAACGGCGCGCAGTCGCTCGTCATCCTGATCGCCGTGGTCTTCGGGCTCACGCTGCCCCTCACCTCGGTGCAGGTGCTCTGGGTCAACATGGTCACCGCCGTCACGCTGTCGCTCGCGCTCGCGTACGAGCCGGCGGAGAAGGACATCATGACGCGCCGGCCGCGCAAGACGGGCGGGCCCATCATCGACGGCAGCGAGCTCGCATTCGTGCTCATCGTGTCGGTCCTCATCGGCGGTGCCGCGATGGGCGTCTTCTACGGCGTCGCGGCGACCGGGACCGACGTGGCGTACGCGCGCACGGAGGCCGTCCTCATGCTCGCCCTCGGCCAGCTCGCCTACCTGCTCAACTGCCGCTTCATGTCGCGCTCGAGCATCACGGGCGACCTCTTCCGCGGCAACCGGATGATCTGGATCTCGGCCGCCGCGCTCATCGTGCTGCAGGTGATCTTCACCTACGTCCCCGTCATGAACACGCTCTTCGAGTCCGAGCCGCTGGCCGCGGCATCCTGGATCCTGCCGCTCGTGCTGTCGATCGCGATCTTCTTCGCCGTCGAGGTGCTGAAGGCGGTGTTCCGCGGCCGGAGTCGCTGA
- the glmU gene encoding bifunctional UDP-N-acetylglucosamine diphosphorylase/glucosamine-1-phosphate N-acetyltransferase GlmU: MTDTKLAVVVLAAGRGTRMKSSLPKVLHGIGGRPLVGHVLDTAEALAPAHVLVVVRHERDLVASAVLAAHPEATVVDQDEVPGTGRAVEIALDRLGEFDGDVLVLSGDVPLLDSDTLTSLVTTHRGSGAAVTVMSAVVDDATGYGRIIRGGSGDLERIVEQKDATPDEASVTEINVGVYVFRAGDLRAHIALVGTANAQGEKYLTDVVGLLHDSRLPVAVSTAPDAAAALGVNDRVQLAEAARTLNARTVRRWQLEGATILDPATTWIDVSATLAPDVTVLPNTHILRATVIDSGATIGPDTSLVDCEVGENAVVTRTDATLAVIGAGANVGPFAYLRPGAQLAANGKIGTFVEVKNSTIGEGSKVPHLSYIGDTTIGRGVNLGAGAITANYDDLTKHRTEIGDEVHSGSHNVFVAPVRVGDGAKTGAGAVIRKDVPAGALALSVAPQRNIEGWVEKNRPGTHAADVAAQARSAQKAGDGAQEEDG; encoded by the coding sequence ATGACCGATACGAAGCTCGCTGTCGTCGTCCTCGCCGCCGGCCGGGGCACCCGCATGAAGTCGTCGCTGCCGAAGGTGCTGCACGGCATCGGCGGACGCCCGCTCGTGGGACACGTCCTCGACACCGCCGAGGCGCTCGCCCCCGCGCATGTCCTCGTCGTCGTGCGGCACGAGCGCGACCTCGTCGCGTCGGCCGTGCTCGCCGCCCACCCCGAGGCCACCGTCGTCGATCAGGACGAGGTCCCGGGCACGGGACGTGCGGTCGAGATCGCCCTCGACCGGCTCGGCGAGTTCGATGGCGACGTCCTGGTGCTGAGCGGCGACGTGCCGCTCCTCGACAGCGACACGCTGACGTCCCTCGTCACGACGCACCGCGGGTCGGGCGCCGCCGTCACGGTCATGAGCGCCGTCGTCGATGACGCGACCGGCTACGGCCGCATCATCCGTGGGGGCTCGGGAGACCTCGAGCGGATCGTGGAGCAGAAGGATGCCACGCCCGACGAGGCATCCGTCACCGAGATCAACGTCGGGGTGTACGTCTTCCGCGCGGGCGACCTCCGCGCGCACATCGCACTCGTCGGCACGGCCAACGCGCAGGGGGAGAAGTACCTCACCGACGTGGTCGGCCTGCTGCACGACTCCCGTCTGCCTGTCGCCGTCTCGACCGCGCCCGATGCCGCCGCCGCCCTCGGCGTCAACGACCGGGTGCAGCTCGCCGAGGCCGCTCGCACCCTCAACGCCCGCACCGTGCGGCGCTGGCAGCTCGAGGGCGCCACGATCCTCGACCCCGCCACGACGTGGATCGACGTCAGCGCGACGCTCGCACCCGACGTCACGGTGCTGCCGAACACGCACATCCTCCGTGCCACCGTCATCGACTCCGGGGCCACGATCGGGCCGGACACGAGCCTCGTCGACTGCGAGGTGGGGGAGAACGCGGTCGTGACGCGCACCGACGCGACGCTCGCCGTCATCGGCGCGGGCGCCAACGTCGGTCCCTTCGCGTACCTCCGGCCCGGCGCGCAGCTCGCGGCGAACGGCAAGATCGGCACGTTCGTCGAGGTGAAGAACTCCACGATCGGCGAGGGGAGCAAGGTGCCGCACCTCTCCTACATCGGCGACACGACGATCGGGCGCGGCGTCAATCTCGGCGCCGGCGCCATCACGGCCAACTACGACGATCTGACCAAGCACCGCACCGAGATCGGCGACGAGGTGCACTCCGGCTCGCACAACGTATTCGTCGCGCCCGTTAGGGTAGGAGACGGCGCGAAGACCGGGGCCGGGGCGGTCATCCGCAAGGACGTCCCCGCCGGTGCACTGGCTCTGAGCGTCGCCCCCCAGCGCAACATCGAGGGGTGGGTCGAGAAGAACCGACCGGGGACCCATGCCGCCGACGTGGCGGCGCAGGCTCGGTCCGCACAGAAGGCGGGCGATGGCGCGCAAGAAGAAGACGGTTGA
- a CDS encoding sugar ABC transporter permease, whose amino-acid sequence MTTQTASARTLAVAEPSRSGRRRRWLLDVGWKYLLAVVIAFYALFPLVYVLSASLNPRGTLSAATALFSEVSGVNYAALSETSYWTWALNTLIICTSVSLGSVLMGASAAYAFSRFRFSGRRAGLTTLLIVQMFPQALAFIAIFLMLLSLGEVVPALGLNSKLALICVYFGGVLGANTFLLYGFFNTVPIEIDESAKIDGATHAQIFWKLIFPLVTPILAVVALLSFITTFGDFIVAKIVLVSEDNWTLAVGMYQWVSNQLSSNWGLFTAGAVVAAIPIAILVLSMQRYIIGGLTAGAVKG is encoded by the coding sequence ATGACCACGCAGACCGCGTCCGCGCGGACCCTTGCCGTCGCAGAGCCGAGCCGGTCGGGCCGCCGTCGCCGCTGGCTGCTCGACGTCGGCTGGAAGTACCTCCTCGCCGTCGTGATCGCGTTCTACGCGCTCTTCCCGCTCGTGTACGTGCTGTCGGCGTCGCTCAATCCGCGAGGGACGCTCTCGGCCGCGACGGCGCTGTTCAGCGAGGTCTCGGGCGTCAACTACGCGGCGCTGAGCGAGACGAGCTACTGGACGTGGGCGCTCAACACGCTCATCATCTGCACGAGCGTCTCGCTCGGGTCGGTGCTCATGGGCGCCTCGGCGGCGTACGCGTTCTCGCGATTCCGGTTCTCGGGACGCCGGGCGGGGCTCACGACGCTGCTCATCGTGCAGATGTTCCCGCAGGCGCTCGCCTTCATCGCGATCTTCCTCATGCTGCTGTCGCTCGGCGAGGTCGTCCCGGCGCTCGGCCTCAACTCCAAGCTCGCGCTCATCTGCGTGTACTTCGGGGGAGTGCTCGGGGCGAACACGTTCCTGCTCTACGGCTTCTTCAACACGGTGCCGATCGAGATAGACGAGTCCGCCAAGATCGACGGCGCGACGCACGCGCAGATCTTCTGGAAGCTCATCTTCCCGCTCGTCACGCCGATCCTCGCCGTCGTCGCGCTGCTGTCCTTCATCACGACGTTCGGCGACTTCATCGTCGCGAAGATCGTGCTCGTGTCCGAGGACAACTGGACGCTCGCGGTCGGCATGTACCAGTGGGTGTCGAACCAGCTGTCGTCCAACTGGGGCCTTTTCACGGCGGGAGCCGTCGTCGCGGCCATCCCCATCGCGATCCTCGTGCTGTCGATGCAGCGCTACATCATCGGAGGCCTCACCGCCGGGGCCGTCAAGGGCTGA
- a CDS encoding ribose-phosphate diphosphokinase, with amino-acid sequence MARKKKTVELDRENDIAPGLVAKTKKRLVVASGRSHPALAADVAASLGTQLVPTEYRTFASGEILTRFEVSIRGCDFFLIQSFGPPVNEWLMETLIMLDAAKRASAKRITVVAPYYPYSRQDKKGRGREPISARLVADLLKTAGADRVMSVDLHAAQIQGFFDGPVDHLFAKPVLLDYFETTLSAEDRAKLTVVSPDTGRVRVADTWSDSLGAPLAIIHKRRDPNVANQVTVNEIVGQVSGRVCLLVDDMIDTGGTIVKAAEALKANGAERVIVAATHAIFSHPAAERLQSAAIDEVVVTDTIPLPDEKRFSTLTVLPIAPLLARAIHEVFEDGSVTSMFDGAA; translated from the coding sequence ATGGCGCGCAAGAAGAAGACGGTTGAGCTCGACCGCGAGAACGACATCGCACCCGGACTCGTCGCCAAGACGAAGAAGCGACTGGTCGTCGCGTCGGGTCGTTCGCATCCGGCGCTCGCCGCAGACGTCGCCGCGTCGCTCGGCACGCAGCTCGTGCCGACCGAGTACCGGACGTTCGCGTCGGGCGAGATCCTGACCCGCTTCGAGGTCTCGATCCGCGGCTGCGACTTCTTCCTCATCCAGAGCTTCGGGCCGCCGGTCAACGAGTGGCTCATGGAGACGCTCATCATGCTGGATGCCGCCAAGCGCGCGTCCGCCAAGCGCATCACCGTCGTCGCGCCGTACTATCCGTATTCGCGGCAGGACAAGAAGGGTCGCGGCCGCGAGCCGATCAGCGCGCGCCTCGTGGCCGACCTGCTCAAGACCGCCGGCGCCGATCGCGTCATGAGCGTCGATCTGCACGCCGCGCAGATCCAGGGCTTCTTCGACGGACCCGTCGACCACCTCTTCGCCAAGCCCGTGCTGCTCGACTACTTCGAGACCACGCTCTCCGCGGAGGACCGCGCGAAGCTCACCGTCGTGTCGCCCGACACGGGCCGCGTGCGGGTCGCCGACACGTGGTCGGACAGCCTGGGCGCGCCGCTCGCGATCATCCACAAGCGCCGCGACCCCAATGTCGCGAATCAGGTCACGGTCAACGAGATCGTCGGCCAGGTCTCCGGACGCGTGTGCCTCCTCGTCGACGACATGATCGACACGGGCGGCACGATCGTGAAGGCCGCCGAGGCGCTCAAGGCCAACGGCGCCGAGCGCGTCATCGTCGCGGCGACGCATGCGATCTTCTCGCACCCGGCCGCGGAGCGGCTGCAGAGCGCGGCGATCGACGAGGTCGTCGTGACCGACACGATCCCGCTGCCCGACGAGAAGCGCTTCTCGACGCTCACCGTCCTGCCGATCGCTCCGCTGCTCGCGCGCGCCATCCACGAGGTCTTCGAGGACGGCTCCGTCACGAGCATGTTCGACGGCGCCGCCTGA